The following coding sequences lie in one Flagellimonas eckloniae genomic window:
- a CDS encoding VCBS repeat-containing protein, protein MRRVYWIFFSVILLSIGCSKNGSESLFKKHTASNTGITFKNELKNTPELNILTYLYYYNGAGVAAGDFNNDGLTDLYFTANQTADKLYLNKGNFTFEDITETANIHNSDGWTTGVTHVDINNDGLLDIYVCKVGNYKHLKGNNLLYVNQGNNEKGVPTFKEEAASYNVDFSGFSTQAAFFDYDIDGDLDMYLLNHSVSPNRSYGKGIKRKQIDSLSGDILFRNDSGKFKNVSAEAGIFQGNIGYGLGIGISDVNNDGYPDIYVGNDFFENDYLYINQKNGTFKEVISADQTKLGHTSHFSMGNDIADINNDGFTDIISLDMLPENLETYKTSGLEYAFPVYQQYLKNGFAPQYMQNTLHLNLGNTNFSEIANLSGISATEWSWGSLLADFDNDGHKDLFVSNGIQGATNDMDFISFIANEKIQKQIEEGMSEKEMAFINELPEKKVSNYFFRNNTDLTFENVTDSWFNQEDSFSNGCVYVDLDNDGDLDIVVNNVNDEAFVLENTLESKPNHNAINVSFKGINGNTFGIGTKIIAHTSAGMLSQENFVSRGYLSAVPNTLHLGIGKDSIVDSLTIIWPTGKYQKLEFVKSGNLIVEEKNASGNFYDKRTSFQPSRFIKKDSIIPFVHKEQSTFEFDRDPLVPFANTNEGPSISVADVNNDGLQDIFICGAKAQASKLYLQTTDGFIEDQEEVFSIDGFNEDVSHVFFDANGDEFQDLVIVSGGNEFKSSYRIQPRLYLNNAGKFVKLPNAFNGIELNASKVTAVDFDNDGHTDLSITSDQIPHQFGIAGEQYLFKNTGGGVFEDVTDQVCPSFKSIGNVKDIIWKDLDGNGFKDLLVVGDWMPISIFMNNGKKLELSATNGLDKTHGFWNVIIAEDFDNDGDLDLVAGNWGNNSKLKASLEKPITLYSNDFDENGSIEPLVTYFYNEKETPFASKDELVKQMPFLNKKFLSYKSFAKASLEDLFGSESLKNALQKKVYVLSSCYFENTGNNEFKQHELPKMAQVSTINDMVVDDFDKDGHKDILAVGNNYEISTQLGRMDASHGILLRFGKDGFQWVNNQNINIPGPARSVEKAIINSKEYFIVGINNSAPLFLEKNKHD, encoded by the coding sequence ATGAGAAGAGTCTACTGGATTTTCTTTAGTGTTATTCTGCTGAGCATTGGTTGTTCAAAAAACGGTTCAGAAAGCCTTTTTAAAAAACATACTGCCTCCAATACTGGCATTACTTTCAAAAACGAACTTAAGAATACTCCAGAGCTTAATATTCTTACGTATTTATATTATTATAACGGAGCTGGAGTTGCCGCTGGAGATTTTAATAACGATGGTCTAACAGATTTATATTTTACGGCAAACCAAACAGCGGATAAGCTCTACCTAAACAAAGGAAATTTTACGTTTGAAGACATCACCGAAACTGCCAATATTCATAATAGTGATGGATGGACGACAGGGGTTACCCATGTAGATATTAATAATGATGGTCTTTTGGATATCTATGTATGTAAAGTTGGGAATTATAAGCATCTAAAAGGGAATAATCTTCTTTATGTAAATCAAGGAAATAATGAAAAAGGTGTGCCTACTTTTAAAGAGGAAGCAGCTTCTTACAATGTAGATTTTTCTGGTTTTTCAACCCAAGCTGCTTTTTTTGATTATGATATTGATGGGGATTTGGATATGTATCTTCTCAATCATTCTGTAAGCCCGAATAGATCCTATGGAAAGGGTATTAAAAGAAAGCAAATAGATTCTCTTTCCGGTGATATTTTATTTCGTAATGACAGTGGAAAATTTAAAAATGTTTCGGCCGAAGCTGGAATTTTTCAAGGTAATATAGGGTATGGTCTTGGGATAGGTATCAGCGATGTCAATAATGATGGTTATCCGGATATCTATGTTGGCAACGATTTTTTTGAAAACGACTATCTCTACATCAACCAAAAAAACGGAACTTTTAAAGAGGTTATTTCGGCAGATCAAACCAAATTGGGGCATACCTCACATTTCTCTATGGGCAATGATATTGCGGACATCAATAATGATGGTTTTACCGATATTATTTCCTTGGATATGCTCCCGGAAAATCTGGAAACCTATAAAACATCAGGATTGGAATATGCCTTCCCGGTATATCAGCAATATTTAAAAAATGGTTTTGCTCCGCAATACATGCAGAATACCCTGCACCTGAACTTGGGGAATACAAATTTTAGTGAGATAGCTAATTTAAGCGGTATTTCGGCAACGGAATGGTCATGGGGGTCTCTTTTAGCGGATTTTGACAATGATGGACACAAGGACCTGTTTGTTTCCAACGGGATACAGGGCGCAACCAATGACATGGATTTTATTAGTTTTATTGCAAACGAGAAAATCCAAAAACAAATTGAAGAAGGAATGTCAGAAAAGGAAATGGCATTCATAAATGAACTTCCAGAAAAGAAAGTTTCAAATTATTTCTTTAGAAACAATACCGATCTCACCTTTGAAAATGTCACTGATTCTTGGTTCAACCAAGAGGACTCGTTCAGTAATGGATGTGTTTATGTAGATTTAGATAATGACGGGGATTTGGATATCGTGGTCAACAATGTGAATGATGAAGCCTTTGTTTTGGAAAATACTTTGGAATCAAAACCAAACCATAACGCAATCAATGTATCTTTTAAAGGGATCAATGGGAATACCTTTGGTATAGGAACCAAAATTATCGCGCATACTTCAGCTGGTATGTTATCGCAGGAGAATTTTGTGAGTAGGGGATATTTATCGGCTGTTCCAAATACACTTCATTTGGGAATTGGAAAAGATTCCATTGTAGATTCCCTTACGATTATTTGGCCTACGGGAAAATATCAAAAACTTGAATTTGTTAAATCCGGGAACCTGATAGTTGAAGAAAAAAACGCATCGGGTAATTTTTATGACAAGAGAACTAGTTTTCAACCTTCACGATTCATTAAAAAAGACAGTATAATCCCTTTTGTCCATAAAGAACAATCCACTTTTGAATTTGATAGAGATCCGCTAGTGCCATTCGCCAACACCAATGAAGGACCTTCAATCTCAGTGGCCGATGTAAATAATGATGGACTACAGGATATTTTTATTTGTGGGGCAAAAGCCCAAGCATCCAAACTATACCTCCAAACAACCGACGGTTTTATTGAGGATCAAGAAGAAGTTTTTTCTATAGATGGTTTTAATGAAGATGTTTCACATGTTTTTTTTGATGCAAACGGGGATGAATTTCAAGACTTGGTTATCGTAAGTGGTGGTAACGAATTTAAATCATCATATAGAATACAACCAAGATTGTACCTAAACAACGCTGGAAAATTTGTAAAACTGCCCAATGCTTTTAATGGAATTGAACTCAATGCATCCAAAGTAACAGCCGTTGATTTTGACAATGATGGCCATACAGACCTTAGCATCACCTCAGATCAGATTCCCCATCAATTTGGAATCGCTGGAGAGCAATACTTGTTTAAAAATACTGGGGGCGGAGTTTTTGAGGATGTCACTGACCAAGTTTGTCCAAGTTTTAAATCCATAGGTAATGTAAAAGATATTATTTGGAAAGATTTAGACGGAAATGGATTTAAGGACCTATTAGTAGTTGGCGATTGGATGCCGATTTCAATTTTTATGAATAATGGTAAAAAATTGGAATTGAGCGCTACCAATGGGTTGGATAAAACCCATGGATTTTGGAATGTTATTATTGCTGAAGATTTTGACAATGACGGAGATTTGGATCTAGTAGCTGGCAATTGGGGCAACAACAGTAAGTTAAAAGCATCCTTGGAAAAACCCATTACCCTATACAGCAACGATTTTGATGAGAATGGTTCTATTGAGCCATTGGTCACTTATTTCTATAATGAAAAAGAAACTCCCTTCGCATCAAAAGATGAGCTGGTAAAACAAATGCCTTTTTTAAATAAGAAGTTCCTTTCCTATAAAAGCTTTGCAAAAGCATCCCTTGAAGACCTTTTTGGCTCTGAAAGTCTTAAAAATGCGCTCCAAAAAAAGGTTTATGTACTTTCCAGTTGTTATTTTGAAAATACTGGAAACAACGAATTCAAACAACATGAATTGCCTAAAATGGCCCAAGTTTCTACCATAAATGATATGGTTGTGGATGACTTTGATAAGGATGGCCACAAAGACATTCTTGCGGTTGGAAACAACTATGAAATTAGTACCCAACTAGGTAGGATGGATGCATCCCATGGCATACTTTTGCGTTTTGGAAAAGATGGTTTTCAATGGGTTAACAACCAGAATATTAATATCCCTGGTCCTGCAAGAAGCGTTGAAAAAGCTATCATAAATAGCAAAGAATATTTTATTGTAGGCATAAACAATTCCGCTCCGCTCTTTTTAGAAAAAAACAAGCATGACTAA
- a CDS encoding aldo/keto reductase: MKLTKDSISPYVIGTMRLGTWGSNLSTSEYENFIEGCLDLNLIDFDHADIYGHYTTEDDFGNVLKSRKDLRQKMRITTKCGIKLISENRPEHQIKSYDLTAKHIEASVEKSLASLQTDYLDVLLLHRPDYLFDPYEIADVFSKLKKEGKVLEFGVSNFSPSQFDVLNSLTPLVTNQVEISLLHRNAFEDGTLDQCQKLKIIPSAWSPLGGGLLFKESSDTKIKAIQSTLATLAKKYDAATDQILYAWLRKHPAGIIPVLGTSKIERIKAAQEALTIELTHEEWYMLWEAALGREID, translated from the coding sequence ATGAAACTGACAAAAGACAGTATTTCACCATATGTAATAGGTACCATGCGATTGGGTACTTGGGGAAGCAACCTTTCCACATCGGAATATGAAAATTTTATTGAAGGGTGTCTTGATTTGAATCTTATAGATTTTGACCATGCCGATATTTATGGCCATTATACTACCGAAGATGACTTTGGCAATGTGCTGAAATCAAGAAAAGATTTAAGACAAAAAATGCGCATTACCACCAAATGCGGTATAAAGTTGATTTCAGAGAATCGTCCAGAACATCAAATAAAATCTTATGATCTAACGGCAAAGCATATTGAAGCATCTGTGGAAAAATCCCTCGCAAGTCTTCAAACGGATTATTTAGACGTGCTTTTGTTGCATAGGCCCGATTACCTGTTTGACCCGTATGAAATAGCGGACGTCTTTTCCAAATTAAAAAAAGAAGGAAAGGTTTTGGAGTTTGGAGTTTCAAACTTTTCTCCATCCCAATTCGATGTGTTGAATTCACTGACGCCCTTAGTTACAAATCAGGTAGAAATATCTCTTTTACATCGCAACGCATTTGAAGATGGAACTTTAGATCAATGCCAAAAACTAAAGATAATTCCATCCGCCTGGTCACCATTGGGAGGCGGTCTATTATTTAAAGAAAGTTCAGACACCAAGATCAAGGCCATTCAAAGCACTTTGGCAACACTGGCCAAAAAATATGATGCAGCAACAGATCAAATTCTATATGCTTGGTTACGAAAACACCCAGCTGGAATCATACCTGTTTTGGGCACATCGAAGATTGAACGCATCAAGGCAGCACAGGAAGCTTTAACCATAGAACTGACCCATGAAGAGTGGTACATGCTCTGGGAAGCTGCCCTGGGAAGAGAAATAGATTAA
- a CDS encoding sulfite oxidase, with protein sequence MKRRNFITKGTLGAFSALLGTEIVFGHSIPLGYRPLALQDPDPFKLFQKDSDMIVLNNKPWNIEAKAHLLDDKITPNKFMFIRNNGLIPENVDASDWSLTIDGESVQKSKTYTLAELKSKFPQYTYQLTLECGGNGRSEFNPPAKGNQWTIGAVSCASWTGIRLKDVLEDVGIKEDAVYIGYHAADVHLSRNPEKEPISRGVPIPKALQDETLLAFQMNGKDIPLAHGYPLRLIAGGWPASASGKWVNRLSIRNKVHDGAKMTGTSYRVPCEPVAPGEKVADEDMCIIESMPVKSLITYPKSGAMIKEGQSLHIRGHAWAGELEVSKMEYSIDFGATWTSCTIEKPANRLAWQHFTTKISDFPKKGYYEIWARATDSEGTSQPMLLPGWNPKGYLNNACHRIAIKVV encoded by the coding sequence ATGAAAAGACGGAATTTCATCACTAAAGGAACCTTAGGCGCTTTTAGTGCACTTTTGGGTACTGAAATCGTCTTTGGACATAGCATTCCTTTGGGGTATAGACCCTTGGCGCTTCAAGATCCAGATCCTTTTAAATTGTTTCAAAAGGATTCTGACATGATAGTTCTCAATAACAAACCATGGAATATCGAAGCGAAAGCGCATCTTCTGGATGATAAGATTACTCCAAATAAGTTCATGTTCATCAGGAACAATGGTCTTATCCCTGAAAACGTAGATGCAAGTGATTGGTCATTGACCATTGATGGCGAATCAGTTCAAAAAAGTAAAACGTATACCCTAGCAGAATTAAAGTCAAAGTTTCCACAATACACGTACCAACTTACTTTAGAATGCGGCGGAAATGGTCGTAGCGAATTTAATCCTCCTGCAAAAGGGAATCAATGGACAATTGGTGCCGTATCCTGTGCCAGTTGGACAGGAATACGACTCAAAGATGTTTTGGAAGATGTTGGGATTAAAGAAGATGCCGTTTACATTGGGTATCATGCTGCGGATGTTCACTTGAGCAGAAATCCCGAAAAAGAACCTATTTCCAGAGGCGTTCCTATTCCCAAGGCACTTCAAGATGAAACGCTATTGGCTTTTCAAATGAATGGAAAGGATATTCCTTTGGCTCATGGCTATCCATTAAGACTTATTGCTGGCGGATGGCCAGCTTCAGCTTCAGGAAAATGGGTCAATAGGCTAAGTATTCGAAATAAGGTACATGATGGGGCCAAAATGACAGGTACTTCGTATCGTGTTCCTTGTGAACCCGTTGCTCCGGGTGAAAAGGTTGCTGATGAAGACATGTGCATTATTGAATCTATGCCTGTAAAGTCTTTGATTACTTATCCTAAGTCTGGGGCTATGATCAAAGAAGGGCAATCTTTACATATTAGGGGTCACGCATGGGCGGGCGAGTTAGAGGTTTCAAAAATGGAATATTCCATAGATTTTGGTGCCACATGGACGAGTTGTACAATTGAAAAACCAGCCAATCGATTGGCATGGCAACATTTTACAACCAAAATCAGTGATTTTCCAAAAAAAGGATATTACGAAATTTGGGCAAGAGCAACTGATTCTGAAGGCACGAGTCAGCCTATGCTTTTACCTGGCTGGAACCCGAAAGGCTATTTGAACAATGCCTGTCATAGAATTGCAATTAAGGTTGTTTAG
- a CDS encoding NADPH-dependent FMN reductase, with the protein MITIISGSNRKNNKTLHFARYAYEKLSKETNEEVKFLDLSELEGNVVYENMYKDSDQPKMIQHIQDTYFIPSTKFWFFIPEYNGSYPGIVKLLLDAMSIREYKPSFDNKKACITGIASGRAGNLRGMDHLAEVLNHLGIHVHPNKNPISSIFKLLNAEDNSLSADGEETIQKQVVQILKF; encoded by the coding sequence ATGATTACAATTATCTCAGGATCCAATAGAAAAAACAATAAAACATTGCATTTTGCCAGGTACGCCTATGAGAAGCTTAGCAAGGAAACCAATGAGGAAGTAAAGTTTTTGGATTTATCAGAACTGGAGGGGAATGTTGTTTATGAAAACATGTACAAGGACTCCGATCAGCCAAAAATGATCCAGCATATACAGGACACCTATTTTATACCTTCCACAAAGTTTTGGTTTTTTATACCAGAGTACAATGGCAGCTATCCCGGAATTGTAAAGTTGCTGTTGGATGCCATGTCCATAAGGGAATACAAACCAAGTTTTGATAATAAAAAAGCGTGTATTACGGGTATTGCATCTGGAAGAGCTGGAAATTTAAGGGGAATGGACCATTTGGCGGAAGTTTTGAACCATTTAGGAATTCATGTACATCCAAATAAAAACCCAATATCATCCATTTTTAAATTATTGAATGCGGAGGACAATTCACTTTCTGCCGATGGTGAAGAAACTATTCAAAAACAGGTTGTACAGATTTTAAAGTTCTAA
- a CDS encoding LLM class flavin-dependent oxidoreductase gives MDNSKIEIRSPHLEGAEVSWFAPICNGDDRYLGERNMDYKSTFENTSQILLTADKNGFRNILCPSSYQVGQDTLPFVSAVAPMTEQINLLAAVRCGEVHPAMLGRTLATIDHILKGRFTINIISSPLPGEEMSSEDRYQRSREVIEILKQAWTQDEIDYQGQFYKMKISSLPAKTYQNGGPLLYFGGYSPAAVDLCAEHCDVYLMWPETEGNLRKLMENMSAKAAAYGRKVDFGLRVHVVVRETEEEAREYADSIVSKLGVEQGKEMRERALDAKSYGVSRQAEMREIAEDDGYVEPNMWTGIGRGRSGCGAALVGNPDQIVEKLNRYMDMGIRAFIFSGYPHKEECERFAKLVLPRLKTFSMPVAQGKVSEEKPLSPLAAGIRI, from the coding sequence ATGGATAATTCAAAAATAGAAATCAGATCTCCACATTTGGAGGGAGCGGAAGTCTCTTGGTTTGCGCCAATTTGCAATGGTGATGATAGATACTTGGGTGAACGAAACATGGATTACAAAAGCACCTTTGAAAATACTTCCCAAATATTGTTGACCGCGGATAAAAATGGTTTCAGAAACATTCTATGTCCTTCTTCTTATCAGGTTGGTCAGGACACCCTTCCCTTTGTATCTGCAGTTGCACCCATGACGGAGCAAATCAATTTATTGGCTGCAGTTCGATGTGGTGAGGTTCATCCTGCGATGTTGGGAAGAACCTTGGCAACAATTGACCATATCCTTAAAGGTCGATTTACCATAAATATTATTTCCTCTCCCCTTCCAGGTGAAGAAATGTCGTCCGAAGATCGCTATCAAAGATCAAGAGAGGTCATTGAAATTCTAAAACAGGCCTGGACCCAGGATGAAATTGATTATCAAGGACAATTTTATAAAATGAAAATATCTTCCTTGCCCGCAAAAACCTATCAAAATGGGGGGCCATTACTCTATTTTGGTGGATATTCGCCTGCAGCTGTTGATTTATGTGCAGAACATTGTGATGTTTACCTTATGTGGCCAGAAACAGAAGGGAATCTTAGAAAGCTCATGGAAAACATGAGTGCAAAAGCAGCCGCTTATGGGCGTAAAGTGGATTTTGGACTACGAGTTCATGTTGTGGTGCGGGAAACTGAAGAAGAGGCTAGGGAATATGCGGATAGTATTGTTTCAAAACTAGGCGTTGAGCAAGGAAAGGAAATGAGAGAACGCGCTTTGGATGCAAAATCTTACGGTGTTAGCAGACAAGCGGAAATGCGGGAAATTGCCGAGGATGATGGCTATGTTGAGCCAAATATGTGGACAGGAATAGGTAGAGGACGATCTGGGTGCGGAGCTGCACTTGTTGGAAACCCTGACCAAATTGTGGAAAAATTGAACCGTTATATGGATATGGGCATCCGGGCTTTTATTTTCTCAGGATATCCACATAAGGAAGAATGTGAGCGATTTGCCAAATTGGTTTTACCACGACTAAAAACATTTTCAATGCCTGTTGCCCAGGGAAAAGTTTCCGAGGAAAAACCCTTGAGTCCTTTGGCTGCAGGAATCCGAATTTAA
- a CDS encoding solute:sodium symporter family transporter — protein MLGILSFLGFTILVGIIAYLATRSTDEKSSDGYFLGGRSLTAGVIAGSLLLTNLSTEQIVGLNGSAYKDGLSVMAWETLAAIAMVVAAIFLLPRYLKGGLTTVPQFLATRFDVATKTITSGLFLTGYVVVLLPVILYSGSVAISGMFNVPELLNVSDKTALVICIWGIGVIGSIYAVFGGLKAVAVSDSINAIGLMIGGILIPIFGLMAIGDGSIFAGLDTLMSTNPERFDSTGRHGQEVPFATIFTGMMLVQLFYWGTNQQIIQRALGAKNLAEGQKGLLLASFLKILGPLILVLPGMIAYHYFDGNLDSSDMAYPALVGAVLPKYLVGFFAAVLFGAILSSFNSVLNSSVTLFGIDIYKQHINKAAPEATVVKYGKVFGVSLALAAMFIAPLIANAGSLFNYLQEINGIYNIPILTIIVVGYLTKRVPAIAAKIAIFLGSGLYIISQFIVGPNMVEKALETAKASGITDEAALKLVEADAYPHFLHVMAILFLLNAGIMLLIGKFYPRKEAFEQEYTKQVEITPYKYVKQAGAVICLIVIGIYIYFAK, from the coding sequence ATGTTGGGAATATTATCTTTTCTGGGCTTCACTATTTTGGTTGGAATCATAGCTTACTTGGCAACCAGAAGTACCGATGAAAAATCATCCGATGGCTATTTTTTAGGAGGAAGGAGTTTAACTGCTGGAGTTATAGCTGGCTCACTTTTGCTTACCAATCTATCTACCGAACAAATCGTTGGATTGAATGGGAGTGCTTATAAAGATGGATTATCGGTTATGGCTTGGGAAACTTTGGCGGCTATAGCCATGGTGGTTGCAGCCATATTCCTGTTACCAAGATATTTGAAAGGAGGCTTGACCACAGTTCCACAATTTTTGGCCACTCGGTTTGATGTTGCCACAAAAACAATAACCTCAGGCTTATTTTTAACTGGTTATGTAGTGGTATTGCTGCCCGTAATTTTATATTCAGGTTCTGTTGCGATCAGTGGAATGTTCAATGTGCCAGAATTGTTGAATGTTTCTGATAAAACTGCACTTGTAATTTGTATTTGGGGGATTGGTGTCATTGGCTCTATTTATGCTGTATTTGGAGGATTAAAAGCGGTTGCGGTTTCGGATAGTATCAATGCCATTGGATTAATGATAGGAGGAATATTGATACCAATATTTGGATTAATGGCTATTGGAGATGGTAGCATATTTGCAGGATTGGATACATTAATGTCAACAAACCCAGAACGATTTGACTCAACAGGTCGGCATGGGCAAGAGGTGCCATTTGCAACCATTTTTACAGGGATGATGCTGGTTCAATTATTTTATTGGGGGACCAATCAACAGATTATTCAAAGAGCATTGGGGGCGAAGAATTTGGCGGAAGGGCAAAAGGGATTGCTATTGGCTTCGTTCTTAAAAATATTGGGGCCACTGATTTTGGTGCTGCCCGGAATGATTGCATATCATTACTTTGATGGAAATTTAGATTCAAGCGATATGGCATATCCGGCATTGGTTGGGGCCGTATTGCCCAAATATTTGGTCGGGTTTTTTGCGGCTGTATTATTCGGCGCAATTCTAAGCTCATTTAATAGCGTACTTAATAGTTCCGTTACACTTTTTGGGATAGATATCTACAAACAGCACATAAATAAAGCTGCCCCCGAAGCTACAGTTGTAAAATATGGAAAGGTATTTGGTGTTTCTTTGGCACTTGCAGCAATGTTCATTGCACCGTTGATTGCCAATGCCGGAAGTTTGTTCAATTATCTGCAGGAAATCAATGGAATCTATAATATCCCTATTTTAACCATTATAGTGGTAGGGTATTTGACTAAACGAGTACCTGCAATTGCGGCCAAAATAGCCATATTTTTAGGCTCAGGTCTTTATATTATCAGTCAATTTATTGTTGGTCCCAATATGGTGGAAAAGGCGTTGGAAACTGCCAAAGCCTCAGGTATAACAGATGAGGCAGCCTTAAAATTGGTAGAGGCGGATGCATATCCACACTTTCTGCATGTAATGGCCATACTGTTCCTTTTAAATGCTGGTATTATGTTGTTGATTGGTAAGTTCTATCCTAGAAAAGAGGCGTTTGAGCAGGAGTATACCAAACAAGTTGAAATTACGCCATATAAGTATGTAAAACAGGCGGGAGCTGTTATTTGCTTAATTGTGATAGGAATCTATATTTATTTTGCCAAATAG
- a CDS encoding SLC5 family protein has product MIDLLIVSAYFIIVFVTAITGRTSKEATTEEYFLSGRNLRWHSIAFSTIATNVQGYQFLGFMGSAYLYGLAQANFEINAIQGLLLAAFIFVPMYLREKIITITQFIKTRLGSTVALLYSASNILLFSTITLGAALFWGAYSVDLVFGDYLSFIHQDRLIRITILIVFLGLFSATYTYFGGLAAVVRTDVIQFAILLTGGVVVLFIAIYHLGGWSELYTKTGDLMHLHLPADHDTLPWIHIFGAFLLNINYWCANQSVVQRSLAAKSLKDVQIGLMVGGLMKYFMAAIIILPGIALVGILGENGLPEPDAAFPYLVNTYLPVGVKGLILCALFASLMSTVDSTFNSLATLWSIDIYKVYVNKNASDQQVVKSGKRAILLAFISGSIIGVVLLYLKFQDPGAAFTHTLNQLRYFINCGIVVLISAAAFLAFPKQKVALFGFAATIPLQFFFLEYFPDMNYFVRAMWVILIGFVIIWLGSRTGFIKDKLKPEPASPMLAKAGIGMALSLVALHIIFH; this is encoded by the coding sequence ATGATCGATTTACTTATTGTCAGCGCCTATTTTATTATTGTTTTTGTAACCGCAATTACCGGAAGGACTTCTAAAGAAGCTACAACCGAGGAGTATTTTTTAAGTGGGAGAAATCTTCGTTGGCATTCAATTGCGTTCTCAACAATTGCTACCAATGTACAAGGGTATCAATTCCTTGGTTTTATGGGTTCTGCATATTTGTATGGACTGGCACAAGCAAATTTTGAAATCAATGCCATACAAGGATTGTTATTGGCTGCATTCATTTTTGTTCCGATGTATTTGCGGGAGAAAATTATCACCATTACCCAATTTATAAAAACAAGGTTGGGCAGTACAGTTGCCCTTTTATATTCAGCTTCAAACATTCTATTGTTTTCAACCATAACTCTAGGCGCCGCCTTGTTTTGGGGTGCCTATTCAGTGGATTTGGTCTTTGGGGATTACCTTTCGTTTATTCATCAAGATAGATTGATCAGAATAACCATACTAATTGTTTTTTTAGGCCTCTTTTCTGCCACCTATACGTATTTTGGAGGATTGGCAGCAGTAGTGCGGACGGACGTAATTCAATTTGCTATTCTTTTGACCGGTGGTGTTGTAGTTTTGTTTATTGCAATCTACCATCTTGGTGGCTGGTCAGAGCTATATACAAAAACAGGCGATTTGATGCATTTGCATTTACCTGCAGATCACGATACACTTCCGTGGATACACATTTTCGGAGCTTTCTTGTTGAATATTAACTATTGGTGTGCAAATCAATCTGTGGTGCAGCGTTCGTTGGCCGCTAAAAGCTTAAAAGATGTACAGATTGGACTTATGGTTGGCGGTCTAATGAAGTATTTTATGGCTGCCATAATCATCCTTCCAGGAATTGCATTGGTAGGTATATTGGGTGAAAATGGTCTTCCTGAACCTGATGCCGCCTTTCCATATTTGGTTAATACATACCTACCTGTTGGTGTGAAGGGGCTCATTTTATGTGCGTTGTTTGCTTCCTTAATGAGTACCGTGGATTCTACTTTTAATTCGTTGGCAACCTTATGGTCCATCGATATTTATAAAGTGTATGTGAACAAAAATGCCTCGGACCAGCAAGTAGTCAAATCTGGAAAAAGAGCTATTTTATTAGCCTTTATTTCTGGTTCAATTATTGGCGTTGTTCTGCTGTACTTAAAGTTCCAAGATCCTGGCGCAGCTTTTACGCATACACTAAATCAATTACGATATTTTATAAATTGTGGTATTGTGGTATTGATAAGCGCCGCGGCATTTCTTGCATTTCCAAAACAAAAAGTGGCCTTGTTTGGGTTTGCTGCAACCATACCATTGCAATTTTTCTTTTTGGAATATTTCCCGGATATGAACTATTTTGTAAGAGCCATGTGGGTTATCTTGATTGGATTTGTAATTATCTGGTTAGGTTCCAGAACAGGCTTTATAAAAGATAAATTGAAACCAGAACCCGCATCACCTATGTTGGCCAAAGCAGGCATTGGAATGGCATTATCATTAGTAGCATTACATATTATATTTCACTAA